The following proteins come from a genomic window of Pseudomonas sp. WJP1:
- a CDS encoding hybrid sensor histidine kinase/response regulator has product MDIKFTNRLSYKQARLTVLVGFVLGMLLSVLQIGIDYASEDASINREILSLLEISHNPASRIAYNIDAELAQELTLGLLRSPAIIGAKLTDNNGNVLANVTRPGLQSGYRVLSDLLFGARRQFEDRLYLNHLPSESLGTLRLDVDTYSFGYRFLRRAEVTLINGFARSLLLSGILLALFYVMLTKPLVRVIRELSGRDPRSAEPTTLECPAGHAKDEIGVLVKVANQQFENIATEIQQRRNAENRLTDYLGQLENIVSARTTELKAINARLSQSNQELEVARSTALDMAEARSVFLANMSHEIRTPLNGLLGMIALSLDGPLSAEQQQQLAIAHDSGKVLVELLNDILDLSKFDAGQLELEHIPFDLGSLIEDTANLLSQNAAPSVELTCLIDPDFPALVLGDPTRVRQIVSNLLSNALKFTRFGRVDVRLSTSHDGVSIEVCDTGIGIPRDAQVKIFQPFTQAGAGITRQFGGTGLGLALTHNLCEAMQGRLTISSEPGFGSQFCAQLPLPSHTRALAPAPLQGKVIAITAASSGLAELLSSVLPGWGLDYQQRSIDDPLLGLNPDVLITDCPECLFNLRPTLGAPILLVTAYGSFMPSEQASALAPLQQQARPLARNALYQALRRILLAQTDTHNDTKVDAHVPPRRARVLLVEDNPVNQLVAKGMLGKLGCDVVVAAHGAEALDQLESRDFDLVLMDCNMPVMDGYEASRQIRRSGRWPQLPIVALTANAMSEERERCRAAGMSDYLAKPFRREELASLLDVWIPVTTVP; this is encoded by the coding sequence ATGGACATCAAGTTCACCAACCGGCTGTCTTACAAACAGGCACGGCTTACCGTGCTGGTCGGTTTCGTTCTGGGTATGCTGCTCAGCGTGCTGCAAATAGGCATCGATTATGCCAGTGAAGACGCCTCCATCAACCGTGAAATCCTGTCTTTGCTCGAAATCAGTCACAACCCCGCCTCGCGCATCGCCTACAACATCGACGCCGAACTCGCCCAGGAACTGACCCTGGGCCTGCTGCGCTCGCCCGCGATCATCGGGGCGAAACTGACCGACAACAACGGTAATGTCCTGGCCAACGTCACGCGTCCCGGCCTGCAAAGCGGCTATCGAGTATTGAGTGACCTACTGTTCGGGGCCCGTCGGCAGTTCGAAGACCGCTTGTACCTGAATCATTTGCCAAGCGAATCCCTGGGTACCCTGCGACTGGACGTCGACACCTACTCCTTCGGCTACCGGTTCCTGCGGCGGGCCGAGGTAACCCTGATCAATGGTTTCGCCCGCAGCCTGCTCCTGAGCGGTATCCTCCTGGCGCTGTTCTACGTGATGCTGACCAAGCCGCTGGTGCGGGTCATCCGTGAGCTCAGTGGCCGCGATCCGCGTAGCGCCGAGCCGACCACGCTGGAATGCCCGGCGGGACATGCCAAGGATGAAATCGGCGTGCTGGTGAAAGTCGCCAACCAGCAATTCGAAAACATCGCCACCGAAATCCAGCAGCGGCGCAACGCCGAAAACCGCCTGACCGACTACCTCGGCCAGCTGGAAAACATCGTTTCGGCGCGCACGACCGAACTCAAGGCCATCAACGCCCGGCTCAGCCAATCCAACCAGGAACTTGAAGTCGCCCGCAGTACCGCCCTGGACATGGCCGAAGCGCGTTCAGTGTTCCTGGCCAACATGAGCCACGAAATCCGCACCCCCCTCAATGGCCTGCTGGGCATGATCGCGCTGTCGCTGGACGGCCCACTGAGCGCCGAGCAACAGCAACAGCTGGCCATCGCCCATGACTCGGGCAAAGTGCTGGTGGAGTTGCTCAACGATATTCTCGATCTGTCGAAATTCGATGCCGGCCAGCTCGAACTCGAGCACATCCCGTTCGACCTCGGCTCGCTGATCGAAGACACCGCCAACCTGCTGTCGCAGAACGCCGCGCCGAGTGTCGAACTGACCTGCCTGATCGATCCGGACTTTCCTGCGCTGGTGCTCGGCGATCCGACACGGGTCCGGCAGATCGTCAGCAACCTGCTGTCCAATGCGCTCAAGTTCACCCGGTTCGGCCGGGTCGATGTGCGTCTGTCGACCAGCCACGATGGCGTCAGCATCGAAGTCTGCGACACCGGCATCGGTATCCCCCGGGATGCCCAGGTCAAGATTTTCCAGCCTTTCACCCAGGCCGGTGCCGGGATCACTCGTCAGTTCGGCGGTACCGGACTGGGCCTGGCCCTGACCCACAACCTGTGCGAAGCCATGCAAGGCCGGCTCACCATCAGCTCTGAACCTGGGTTCGGCAGCCAGTTCTGCGCGCAACTGCCACTGCCCAGTCACACCAGGGCACTGGCCCCGGCGCCCCTGCAGGGCAAGGTCATTGCGATTACCGCCGCCAGCAGCGGTCTGGCGGAACTGTTGAGCAGTGTGTTGCCCGGTTGGGGGCTTGATTATCAGCAGCGCTCGATCGATGACCCGTTGCTCGGCCTGAACCCCGATGTCCTGATCACCGATTGCCCCGAATGCCTGTTCAACCTGCGCCCCACCCTCGGCGCACCGATCCTGCTGGTGACCGCTTACGGCAGCTTCATGCCCAGCGAACAAGCCAGCGCCCTCGCCCCCTTGCAGCAACAGGCACGACCCCTCGCCCGCAATGCGCTGTATCAGGCTTTGCGGCGAATCCTGCTGGCGCAAACCGACACGCACAACGATACGAAGGTTGACGCCCACGTCCCGCCGCGACGTGCGCGGGTGCTGCTGGTCGAGGACAACCCGGTCAACCAACTGGTGGCCAAGGGCATGTTGGGTAAACTCGGTTGCGACGTGGTCGTCGCCGCGCACGGCGCCGAGGCGCTGGACCAATTGGAGAGCCGCGACTTCGATCTGGTACTGATGGATTGCAACATGCCGGTCATGGACGGTTATGAAGCCAGCCGGCAGATCCGTCGCAGTGGGCGATGGCCGCAACTGCCGATCGTCGCCCTGACCGCCAACGCCATGTCCGAAGAGCGCGAACGCTGCCGTGCGGCGGGCATGAGCGACTATCTGGCCAAACCGTTCCGGCGGGAAGAACTCGCCTCCCTGCTGGACGTGTGGATACCCGTTACGACAGTGCCTTGA
- the msrB gene encoding peptide-methionine (R)-S-oxide reductase MsrB, giving the protein MEKLEKTLEEWKAMLDPEQYNVCRLKGTERPFSGKYNGTKTDGIYHCICCNEPLFDSRTKFDSGCGWPSFYAPIGDSAMTEIRDVSHGMIRTEVVCAKCDAHLGHVFPDGPPPTGLRYCINSVCLDLKPRS; this is encoded by the coding sequence ATGGAAAAGTTGGAAAAAACCCTGGAAGAATGGAAGGCCATGCTCGATCCGGAGCAGTACAACGTTTGCCGCCTCAAGGGCACCGAACGGCCGTTTTCCGGCAAGTACAACGGCACCAAGACCGACGGTATCTACCACTGCATCTGCTGCAACGAGCCGCTGTTCGACTCCAGGACCAAATTTGATTCCGGCTGCGGCTGGCCAAGCTTTTATGCGCCGATCGGCGACAGTGCCATGACCGAGATTCGTGATGTCAGCCACGGCATGATCCGCACCGAAGTGGTCTGCGCCAAATGTGACGCGCATTTGGGCCACGTGTTCCCGGATGGCCCACCGCCCACCGGCCTGCGTTACTGCATCAACTCGGTGTGCCTGGACCTGAAGCCACGCTCGTAA
- a CDS encoding MarR family winged helix-turn-helix transcriptional regulator, whose amino-acid sequence MNSLSVDSLSLDSQLCFKLYAASRAVIRAYKPMLDQLGLTYPQYLAMLVLWEWQAAAPEQPTVKALGERLALDSGTLTPLLKRLEQLQLVQRQRSARDEREVHLSLSPKGSALRDQVGPLKARLLCDSGVDLDRLNDLRDGLDHLLGQIKALS is encoded by the coding sequence ATGAACAGCTTGTCCGTCGACTCGCTGAGCCTCGACAGCCAGCTCTGCTTCAAGCTGTACGCCGCCTCCCGCGCGGTGATTCGCGCCTACAAGCCGATGCTCGATCAGTTGGGCCTGACGTACCCGCAGTACCTGGCGATGCTGGTGTTGTGGGAATGGCAGGCGGCCGCCCCGGAGCAACCGACGGTCAAGGCCCTGGGTGAGCGCCTGGCGTTGGACTCCGGCACGCTGACGCCCTTGCTCAAGCGTCTTGAACAATTGCAACTGGTTCAGCGTCAGCGCTCGGCGCGCGATGAGCGGGAGGTGCACCTGAGCCTGTCGCCCAAGGGCTCCGCGCTACGTGATCAGGTCGGGCCGCTCAAGGCCCGCCTGTTGTGTGACAGCGGCGTGGACCTGGATCGCCTGAATGACCTGCGCGACGGCCTTGACCACTTGCTGGGGCAGATCAAGGCACTGTCGTAA
- a CDS encoding glutathione peroxidase: MSDNLLSIPCTTIKGEQKTLADYAGKAVLVVNTASKCGFTPQYKGLEELWQTYKDQGLVVLGFPCNQFGKQEPGNEGAISEFCELNYGVSFPLFKKIEVNGDGAHPLFVQLKKRAPGVLGSQGIKWNFTKFLIGKDGQLVKRFAPATKPQDLSAEIEALLK; this comes from the coding sequence ATGAGCGACAACCTCCTAAGCATCCCTTGCACCACCATCAAGGGCGAACAAAAGACCCTGGCGGACTACGCCGGCAAGGCCGTGCTGGTGGTCAACACCGCCAGCAAGTGCGGCTTCACCCCGCAATACAAAGGCCTTGAGGAGCTGTGGCAGACCTACAAGGATCAAGGCCTGGTGGTGCTCGGCTTCCCCTGCAATCAATTCGGCAAGCAGGAACCGGGCAACGAAGGGGCGATCAGCGAGTTCTGCGAGCTGAACTACGGAGTCAGTTTCCCGCTGTTCAAAAAAATTGAAGTCAATGGCGACGGCGCCCATCCCTTGTTCGTGCAGTTGAAAAAACGTGCACCGGGTGTGCTCGGTTCCCAGGGCATCAAGTGGAATTTCACCAAATTCCTGATCGGCAAGGACGGCCAGCTGGTCAAGCGCTTCGCCCCGGCGACCAAGCCGCAGGACTTGAGCGCCGAGATCGAAGCACTGCTCAAATGA
- a CDS encoding pyridoxal phosphate-dependent aminotransferase, whose translation MQVSKSNKLANVCYDIRGPVLKHAKRLEEEGHRILKLNIGNPAPFGFEAPDEILQDVIRNLPTAQGYSDSKGLFSARKAVMQYYQQKQVEGVGIEDIYLGNGVSELIVMSMQALLNNGDEVLVPAPDYPLWTAAVSLSGGNPVHYLCDEQANWWPDLADIKAKITPNTKALVIINPNNPTGAVYSKEVLLGMLELARQHNLVVFSDEIYDKILYDDAVHICTASLAPDLLCLTFNGLSKSYRVAGFRSGWIAISGPKHHAQSYIEGIDMLANMRLCANVPSQHAIQTALGGYQSINDLVLPQGRLLEQRNRTWELLNDIPGVSCVKPMGALYAFPRIDPKVCPIHNDEKFVLDLLLSEKLLIVQGTAFNWPWPDHFRVVTLPRVDDLDMAIGRIGNFLKSYRQ comes from the coding sequence ATGCAGGTCAGCAAATCGAACAAGCTCGCCAACGTCTGCTACGACATTCGCGGCCCAGTGCTCAAGCACGCCAAACGCCTGGAAGAGGAAGGCCATCGCATCCTCAAGCTGAACATCGGCAACCCGGCTCCCTTTGGTTTCGAAGCGCCGGACGAAATCCTCCAGGACGTGATCCGCAACCTGCCGACCGCCCAGGGTTACAGTGACTCCAAGGGCCTGTTCAGCGCCCGCAAGGCCGTGATGCAGTACTACCAGCAAAAGCAGGTGGAAGGTGTCGGCATCGAGGACATCTACCTGGGCAACGGCGTTTCCGAACTGATCGTGATGTCGATGCAGGCCCTGCTCAACAACGGCGACGAAGTGCTGGTACCGGCGCCCGACTACCCGTTGTGGACCGCCGCGGTGAGCCTGTCGGGCGGTAACCCGGTGCATTACCTGTGCGACGAGCAGGCCAACTGGTGGCCGGACCTTGCCGACATCAAGGCCAAGATCACCCCGAATACCAAGGCATTGGTGATCATCAACCCGAACAACCCGACCGGTGCGGTGTATTCGAAGGAAGTCCTGCTGGGCATGCTGGAACTGGCACGCCAACACAACCTGGTGGTGTTTTCCGACGAGATCTACGACAAGATCCTGTACGACGATGCCGTGCACATCTGCACTGCGTCCCTGGCGCCGGACCTGCTGTGCCTGACCTTCAACGGCCTGTCCAAGTCCTATCGAGTGGCTGGTTTCCGTTCCGGCTGGATCGCCATTTCCGGACCGAAACACCACGCCCAGAGCTACATCGAAGGCATCGACATGCTGGCCAACATGCGCCTGTGCGCCAACGTGCCGAGTCAGCACGCGATCCAGACCGCGCTGGGTGGCTATCAAAGCATCAACGACCTGGTGCTGCCACAAGGGCGCCTGCTGGAACAGCGTAACCGCACGTGGGAACTGCTCAACGACATTCCTGGCGTGAGCTGCGTCAAACCGATGGGCGCGCTGTACGCGTTCCCGCGGATCGACCCGAAGGTCTGCCCGATCCACAACGACGAAAAATTCGTCCTCGACCTGTTGCTCTCGGAAAAGCTGCTGATCGTGCAAGGCACGGCCTTCAACTGGCCATGGCCGGACCACTTCCGCGTCGTGACCCTGCCGCGCGTCGATGACCTGGACATGGCCATCGGACGCATTGGCAATTTCCTCAAGTCCTATCGCCAGTAA